Within the Dialister hominis genome, the region GGCAGGCCTCTCCCGCATGGCAGACGGCAGCCACCGTCAGGTACAGATTCATGCCGGCGACACCGTCATCATCTCTGCATCCCCGATCCCGGGCAACGAAAACAGCGTAGGCCGCACCATCGACAACCTCATGCGTCTCGGCGCACACGTCGTCACCAGCCACAACACACGCGTCCACGTTTCCGGCCACGGATCCCAGGAAGACCTGAAAACCATGCTCTCCCTCGTCCATCCGAAATTCTTCATTCCCGTCCATGGCGAATACCGCATGCTCTGCAGCCACGCAGAACTCGCTGAAAGCCTTGGCGTCAAGAAACAGAACATCCTCATCGGAGAAAACGGCTCCGTCTTCGAACTCACTAACCGCAGTGCGAAGATCAATGGCAAAGTCCAGGCAGGTGCCGTATTCGTTGACGGCTTAGGCGTAGGCGACGTAGGAAACATCGTCATCAGAGACCGCCAGCAGCTTGCTCAGGACGGCGTCGTCATCGTCGTCATCGCCCTCGAAAAAGGCAGCAACCAGGTCCTCGCAGGCCCGGACATCGTCTCCAGAGGCTTCGTATACGTCAGAGACAGCGAAGGCCTCCTGACCGAAGCCAAAGACCGCATCGAATCCATCCTCGACCGCTGCGAAGCAGGCAACGTCACCGAATGGAACGCCATCAAGACTCAGATCAGAGACTCCCTCGGCAAGTACTTCTTCGAACGTACCAAACGCAGACCGATGATCCTTCCGATCATTCAGGAAGTCAAATAAAAAGAAAAAAGAAGGGGGCTGTGGCAAAATGGTTAATCATTTTGCCACAGCCTCTTTTGTATTGGAAAATCCCGTCAGAGGATTATCTAACAATTATATGCCTTTTGTTTAGGCTTATAGGACATTTCGTGGTGTTTTTAATGCCAATGAAGCCAGTGTTTATCAGGCTTCATTGACATTTTAAGATTTCCAGTCATTTTAAAGGTGCATCTGCGGGATCTGAAAAACAGACAATCAGCTTAAGACGGAAGGAAAACCATACAACCGCAGCTCTGCTGCGTGGTAATGAACCCCTTTCGTCGCCTAACGGCGCCACTTTCCCCTGACGGGGACAGCTTCTTGTCATAGGGACTCCCGAATTCTCCATCAAAAAAGAGGCTCTTCACGCTTTTTTGTGGGATAAAAATAATAACATATAAAATTGGCATTGAAAAAGAGCATTATCTACTCCAAAATGTAAGTTGCCTAAAACTACGCACGGAGGTCGAATAATGCTCTTTTATTACCATAATGAAATCACTTTTAATTGTCAATATTATCGCACAGAAAATATCACTAACCATCCAAATCCTCATTGCCATACCCGAGTTACCAGTCTACGGACTGCCAGAGATTTTTCCTGTCCGCACTGTCACTCCCGTATGTATAGTTATGGGGCTTTTTCTGTACTCATCAAGGATTTTCCAGATCTTCCTAAGCAAAAGAAGTATATAGAGTTCTCGGGGCACAGATTCCGCTGCACATCCTGCGGGGAGGCCATAACGGAAGATATCCCCTGCCAATGCCCTTTCACACGCGTTACTTGGGATATGGCCTTGTGGATTATCCATCTGCTTAAGTGTCATACATCCATTTCTGCCATTTCGGCCATGCTCTCTGTACATTGGAGTGCCATACAGAGAATACAAAAGCATATCATGGATAAGGCGTTGGCTGCCTTTGAAACCTGCCTGAAGAAAAGTAACTATCGCCCACGGTATTTGGCCGTAGATGAGTTCGCTATCCATAAGGGCCATCGCTATGCCACCTGCGTTATGGATTTGGAAACGGGATTCATCTTGTGGGCCGGCCTGGGTCGCTCTATGGCAGATTTTGAGCACTTCTTTAAGAGCATTGACCTTTCGCTTCTTTCCAAGCTAAAAGCGGTGGCCATGGATATGAACGCATTCTTTAACAGGCTGTTCCAGAAATATTGTCCGAAGGCCCCCATCGTTTATGACCGGTACCATATGCAGGCACAGTTTGGGCGTGATGTTATGGGAGCCGTGCGCCTGGAGGAAGCACAAAAGCATAGGCAGGAAGCAGAAGCATTAAAGAAATATACGAAAGAAACTAATAATCCAGAGCTCCAGAAGATGGCCAGGGAAAAGAGCCATGAAGAAAGGAAGCTTTATACCGAATTAAAGAAATCCCGATGGATACTGTTAAAGAAGGACGACCACCTGAATGAAAGGCAGAAAACTCATCTGTTGGATATCCTGAGCGAGCATAGGGATTTGGCGATTTGTTATGCCATGAAGCAGGAGATGACTCGTCTGTTCACATTGACTGACTATGAAGAAGCTCTCGCCGGATGGACAAAATGGATTCAGGCTGGACTGGAGAGCGGGATTCCTGCCCTGGTAAAGTTTGCCCGGCAAAAGCAGAAGCGAATCAAGGGACTGGCTGCTCATGCCCTGTATCCTATCAATACGGGGAAGCTTGAAGGATTTAATAATAAGATCAAGGTACTAAAAAGAATCGGATATGGGTACCGAAACATGGATTATTTCTTTACCCTTATCCGATTCCATTCTTTACCTAAAAATTATTCATCCCCCAAATTTCCGTGAAGAGCCAAAAAAGAATCATGAAGATCAATGTTCATTTTCATGGCTCTTTTACTTTTATATTCTTTTTTACAATCCTTCAATGATTGCAAGGATCTTTTCGAGGACTTCTTCTTTGGTTCCATGGTTTCCTATGATGGTGTCGGCGGCGTTCCGGTAGAGGGTGATTCGTTCCTGATAGAGGTCGTAGACTTTCTGGGGGCCGTCTTTGAGGAGCGGGCGTTTTTCTACTTCTACGTCGCTGGCAATATCTTTGGCGTCGCGGTCAAGGAAGAAGATGTGGCCATTTTTCTTGAGGTTTTCTATGCTGGCACGTCTTTTGATGACGCCGCCTCCGGTGGCTATGACGAGGTTTTCCTTTTCGGAAAGGTCACGGATGGTTCTTTCTTCGGCATCGCGGAAGGCGTCTTCGGAAATGGCGAAGAGGGAGGCGATGGTTCTTCCTTCTTTTTCTTCGAGGTAATCGTCGGCATCGATGAAGGGGCGGCCGAGTCTTTCGGCGATGGCTTTGCCGAAGGTGGTCTTGCCGCTTCCGGGCATGCCGATCAGGATGATGTTCCTCATAGGCCTGCCTTCTTTTCTTTCGCTCTTTCTGCTTCGACGCGTTCTTCCTGGAGCTGCTTCATTTCTTCGACGATTTCCATGGCGACGAATTCAGGGATGTCGTGGCCGAGCCATATTTCTTCGGCGCGGACGGCCTGCATGACGAGCATGTAGAGGCCGTTTGATTTATCGGCATTCATGGCATCGGAGAGGAGTTTTGTCTCGGAGGGGTTGTAGATGAGGTCGATGACCTTGTCGAAGCGTTCAGCGACCTCGGCAGGCACGGGGGAAAAGCCTGCTTTCGGGTACATGCCTACGGGAGTGGCATTGACGAGGAGGTAGCCGTCTTCCTGGTTGAGGATGCTGTAGTCGATGATGAGGCAGTCTCTCTTTTCCGCAAATTCCTGGAAGGATTCATCAACGGCTTCAGGGCAGCGGCTGACGATGAGAATAGCGCCTGCGCCTCTGTCGTGGAGGCACTGGACGACGGCGCGGGAGGCTCCGCCATGGCCCATGACGAAGACTTTCTCGCCTTTGACATCGGCCGCGATCTTGTCGAGCGTCCTCGCAAATCCATCATAGTCAGTGTTGTAGCCGTACCGTTTGCCGTCATGGACAGCGACGGTATTGACGGCGCCGATGGTCCTGGCTTCGGGGGATATTTCATCCAGGAAGGGCATGATGTCTGTCTTGTAAGGGATGGTGACATTGAAGCCGTCCATGCTTTCAAGGAGGGTTTCGACAGTATCCTTCAGATTCATCCTGGCGATGGGAAGCAGGTTGTAGGTGCCGCAAATGCCCAGTTTTTCAAAAATTTTCTGATGTATTTCAGGGGAAAGGCTGTGTCCCAGCTTTTCTCCGATAAGCCCAAGTTTCATCGCTGCTCCTTTCTTTCCTCTTCACTGATACAGGAAGGATAGTTTCCCAGTATTTTGAAATAGGTGCACATCGATTCGAGGCCCTTCAGCGTGTGCTGGTTGGACGGGTCCATGAGCCGGCCGGTGACGTCGATGTGGAAGAAATATTCGAAGGGCCGCCCTGCCATGGGACGGGATTCGAGGTGTGTCATGTTCATGCCGCCGTAGAAGAAGTAGCCTAGGACGTGGTAAAGGGCGCCCGGCTCGTGGCGTACGGCAATGACGAGGGTGATCTTGTCGGACTTCTCCGTGATTTCCATGTGCGGTCCGATGACGAAGAAGCGGGTGCAGTTGCTGTCGTTGAAGAAAATATTTTCCTTCAGGATGGAAAGGCCGTACAGCTTGGCAGCAGCCCTTCCTGCAACGGCCGCCTGGTTCTTCTTCCCGTCCTCTGCAACCTTCTCGGCACTCCTTGAGGTCGAGAAATACGGCTTCAGCGTCCAGTCCCTGTGCTCATTGAAGAAGGGACGGCACTGGGCAAAGCCCTGCGGGTGCGAGTAGACGGTGTCGATATCCTCGATCGTCGCGCCCGGCACGCCCAAAAGGTTGTGCTCGATCTTGATCAGCTGCTCGCCGACGACGGCGCAGTCATACTTCATGATGAGGTCATAGACTTCAGTGATGCCGCCGGTCGAGGAGTTCTCGATAGGAACGACGCCGTAGTCGATGGCGCCTTCGGAGACAGCTTTGAGGACATCCTCAAAGAGCGGGTAGTAGTGCTCTTCCCTCTCTCTTTCTCCGAACTGGCGCTCCATGGCTTCATACGTGTAAGAGCCCTTCGCGCCGTAGCATCCGACGCGGAGTTTTTTCATTTCATCGGCCATAGTGGTACCTCCTTCCCGTGAGAAGCAGGTCCAGCAGGACGAAGGCAGCGGCATTCTCGACAACGGGAATGGCACGCGTGACGATGCAGGGGTCATGGCGTCCGCCGATCGACAGCATCGTGTCTTCCTTCTTGGAAATATCGACCGTCTCCTGCCTTTTTCCGATGGAGGCCGTCGGCTTGATCGTGACGGTGAAGCGGAGCGGGTTCCCGTTGGAAATACCGCCGAGGACGCCACCATTATGGTTCGTGATTGTCTTCACTTTACCGTTTTCATAGCGCATGGGATCGTTTGCTTCCGAGCCTCTCATGCCGGCGAGCGTTTCTCCGTCGCCAAAGGAAATGGATTTCACGGCCGGAATGGAAAATGCCATGTGCGCCATTTCGCTTTCGAGGGAATCAAAGAAGGGTTCGCCCATGCCGACAGGAAGTCCAAGTGCCATGCATTCGATCTGCCCGCCGACGGAGTCCCCTTCCTTCTGCGCAGCAAGGATAGCTTCTTCCATCGCTGCCCCCTGCTCGCCGTCAATGACGGGAAGGCGCATGGAGGAAAGTTTCTCAAAGAGATCCGGTTCTTCTCCCAGCGGGTCGAAGGGGAAATCCATGATGCCTGCGACGGAAAGCGCATGGGCTCCGATCACGATACCTTCTTTGGCAAGGATCTGCTTCGCAATGGCTCCGGCAAAGGTGAGGGGCGCGGTGATGCGTCCGGAGAAGTGGCCGCCTCCCCTGTAATCGTTGTATCCGTCATATTTCACATGGCCCGTGTAGTCGGCATGACCCGGGCGCATGGCATCTTTGAGACGGCTGTAGTCTTTCGAGTGCTGGTCGCCGTTTCTGATCTGCATGGCAAGGGAATCCCCTTCCGTGTGGCCGTCAAAGTAACCGGAAAGGATTTCAAATTCATCCTTTTCCTTCCTTGGCGTTGCCAGAGGGGAAGAACCCGGCGCGCGGCGGCGCATTTCAAAGGAGACCTTGTCCCAGTCGATGGCTATCCCGGCAGGAAGGCCGTCGATGACGCAGCCGATGGCGGTCCCGTGGGATTCGCCGAAGATAGTGAGATGAAGCGTGTTTCCGAATGTATTTCCCATGAGCCCTCCTTATTCTTTGATGACTTCAGGCGGAATGCGGGAAATCGAGGCAAAATCGTCCCAGAAGCCCGGGTACGACTTGGCGACAACTTCGGCGCCTTCAATGATGAGCGAATCTTTGCAGCGAGGCGAGATGGCAGCAAGCGCCATGGCGATGCGGTGGTCGTTCCAGGAGGAAACGGTGCCGCCGGTAAGGGCCGGCACGCCTTCGATGATAAGGCCGTCCTTTGTTTCTTCCACCTTCGCGCCGATCTTATTCAGCTCGACGGCCATCGCATGGAGCCGGTCGGATTCCTTCAGGCGGACGCGGGCTGCATTGACGATTTCCGTCTTTCCTTTGCTGACGGAAGCCAGCGCGGCCAGAACGGGCACGAGGTCCGGGCAGTCCCTGGCATCGATCACCGTTCCCTCTGTCTGGCTCTCGACGGCAATGATGTCGTCATGCTCAAAAGCTAGGAACGCATTCATGCGGATCAAAATATCCAGGATGGCACGGTCGCCCTGACGGGAATTTCTTGTGAGCCCTGTCAGCTTGACCGTTCCTCCGGAAAGCCCGGCTGCGAGCCAGAAAGCGGCCTGCGAGTAGTCGCCTTCTACCGCCGTGTCAGCCGCTTCGTACTCCTGCGGGCCGAAGACTTCATAATGGCCTGCCCGGCGGAGCGTCAGCGCGATATTTCTCTTCCGCATCGTGTCGATCGTCATATTGATGTAGCCTTCCGATTCGACCTCGGTCGTGCTTTCCAAAGCGGAGCCTCCTGCAAGGAGCGGAAGGATAAAGAGGATGCCCGTGAAGAACTGCGAACTCACATTTCCCGGGAGCTCGAAAAGGCCACCTTCCCATTTTCCTTCAACGGTGAGAGGCAGTCCGCCGGATTCAGCCTGGTACGCAATGCCTTTTTCATCGAAAAGGTCGTAGTAAGGCGTGAGCGGTCTTTCAGACAGGCGTCCGTGTCCGGTCCACTGGACGCGGTTTCCTGAATAAATGCCGATCGGGATGAGGAAACGAAGCGTCGAGCCTGATTCGCCGGCATCGGCGATGATCGTCCCTTCCTGCTTTTTGAGGCCGCCCGTGACATGGATAAGGGTTTCCTTCTCTCCCTTTTCCACATCGATGACAGCGCCGAACTGGCGTAGGATGCGGATGGTCGCTTCGATGTCCTTGGACATGGTGACGTTCCGAAGAGTCGACGAACCTTTGGCAAGCGCGGAGGCGATGAGTTCCCTGTGCGTCATGCTCTTTGACGCGGGAACGTGGATCGTGCCGTCCAATGTCTGCGGTGTGATTTTGATAATCATGATGCACCTGCTATTCTGTGACGATGTATTTATCAAGCTCGCTCGTCTTCACTTTGAGAAGGTGAGCTTTTCCGATCTTATCCAGTACGACGAGGGTGATTTCTCCGCCGCGCCGCTTCTTGTCATGCATGATCTGCGGGATGAGTTCCAGAGCGGGAACGGCGATCGAAGTCGGAAGGGAGAGATGATGGACGGCGCGGATGACGCGTTCTGCCGTTCCCTTTTCCGTGATGCCCAGCCGCTCCGTCTGCTCAGTCAGAAGGCACATGCCGATGGCAACGCCTTCGCCGTGGGTGTAGGTCGAGTAGTTGAAATACCTTTCAATGGCATGGCCGATCGTGTGGCCGAAGTTCAGCATCTGACGGCTGCCATTGTCGTAGCGGTCTTCCTCGACGAATTTCTTCTTCTGAAGGACGCTCCTCAGGATGATTTCTTCCATATGATTCCGGAGATCTTCCTCGCTTCCGATATTTTCCAGAAGCTCAAAGAGCTCAGGATCGCCGATGCATCCGTACTTCAGGGCTTCTGCGAGGCCGTCATGGACGTAGCGCGTGGGAAGCGTATCGAGGAGGTCGGGGTCGATGAAGACACCCTTTGGCTGGTAGAAAGCACCCGCCAGATTCTTGCCGCCGGGAAGGTCGATGGCGACTTTTCCGCCGACCGAGCTGTCGATCTGCGCAAGAATCGTCGTCGGCACCTGGAAGAAGGGCACGCCTCTCATGTAGGAAGCCGCCGCAAATCCGCCAAGGTCGCCCGGGACGCCGCCCGAGAAGGTGACGATTGCATCGTCCCTTGAAAGGTTGAAGTCGCAGAGCTCATTGTAGACGCCTTCCAGGACGTGGATATTCTTATTCTCCTCGCCGGCCGGCATTTCAATGATGCGCACGTGGAAATCGCCCTGCTGCAGAGATTCGCGGATCTTGTCCCCGTAAATCGCCTGGACATGGTTATCCGTGATGACGGCGATCTTCTGCGCCTTTGTCAGTTTCCTGATCTTTTCCCCGATATGAGGGAGAAGCCCTCTTTCGATTTCAATCTTGTACGATTCTTTCCCGAGATCCATATTCACTACTGCCATGGCTGTCCCATTCCCTTCTTCTCCGGCCCGCTTCCGAAAGGAAGGTCCGTATGCTGTCTTCATTCTTCTCTTCGATGGCACGCCTGAGCGTTTCAAGCGCCGCCTCGAATCGTTCTATTTCCGTAAGGACATTTTCCCTGTTCGACAGGAAAAGCGATGTCCAGAGTTCTTCATTGATATCTGCCACGCGCGTCTCGTCCCTGAAGGATCCGCCGGTGAAACGGTTCGTGTCCTTCCTGTAGGAGGCGCTGTTCATCAGAGCCGCTGCCGCCGCGTGGGGCAGGTCGCTCGTGTATGCGATGATTTCATCATGCTCATGGGCCGTCACGGCCGGTGCATGCGCGCAGCCCAGCGCCCTGATCATCTCTTCGATGAGTGCGACATTTTCCTTCCTGTTTGATTTCCTCGGGATCACGATGTAATTCGCGCCCTTGAAAATATCTGCCGATGCCTGCGAAAGGCCTGCGCCTTCCCTGCCGCACATGGGGTGGCCGGAAATGAAATCCTGCGTCGGAAGGATCAAAGACTCTGCGATGTCTGCAAAGCCGTCCTTGACGCCTGCGATGTCGGTCAGGATGGCATCCCTGGCAAGAAGAGAAAGATTCTCTTCCAGAAATGCTTTCGTCGCTTTCTCCGGCGTGCAGGAGACGACGATCCTGCACTCTTTGAGATCCTTAGGATCTGCGGAATCGATGATTCCCATCCGGAGGGCTTCCTCTTCCGCACTCTTCGTGCGGTTGATTCCGATGACCCTGTTTCCGATTTCCTTGAACCGTTTGGCGAAAGAACCTCCCATAAGGCCCAGCCCGATGACGCCGACGGTAATCTTGCTGAAGTCACTTGTACTCATATTCTCCCTTTTCTTTCTGCCTGACTATGAAATTCACTGATTCTTACTCTATTGTATACGAAAATGAAAATCCGTGGAAATAGTATTTTTTCCTGTTCTGCTCTGCTTCTATATTTATTTTTATACTATATATACTGCGGATTTCCTTCTTACAGTTCGCGTCCGACGATCGGTGCGATCTCGCGGAGCTTCTTCATCATGTGGTCGAAGGTCTCCGGCGTGATGGATTCAGCGCCGTCGCACCATGCATTTTCCGGATCGTTGTGGACTTCGCACATGATGCCGTCCGCGCCGGCTGCAATGGCTGCCATGGCCATGGATTCGACCATCCATCTCTTGCCCGTCGCATGGCTTGGATCGACGATGATCGGCAGGTGGCTCATGCGCTTGACGGCGGCGATGGCGGAAAGGTCAAGCGTATTTCTTGTCGCCTTTTCGAAGGTGCGGATGCCTCTTTCGCAGAGGATGACATTGTGGTTGCCCTCGCTCATGATGTATTCGGCGCTCATCAGCCATTCCTCAATCGTGGCGGACATGCCTCTCTTCAGGAGGACCGGCACATTCAGACGGCCGACGGCTTTCAGAAGGTCGAAGTTCTGCATGTTTCTCGCACCAATCTGGATGAGGTCGATCTTCTTTTCAAGGAAAGTGCCGATCTTGTCTGCGCTCATGAGCTCGGTGACGACCGGAAGGTCATTGTCGCGGGCGGCCGAGAGAAGAAGGTCGAGCCCCTTTTCGCCAAGTCCCTGGAAAGAGTACGGGGACGTTCTCGGCTTGAATGCGCCGCCGCGAAGGATAGCTGCGCCGGATTTCTTCACTTCTTTGGCAATGCCGTGGATCTGATCGGGCGTTTCAATCGAGCACGG harbors:
- the aroC gene encoding chorismate synthase, whose translation is MGNTFGNTLHLTIFGESHGTAIGCVIDGLPAGIAIDWDKVSFEMRRRAPGSSPLATPRKEKDEFEILSGYFDGHTEGDSLAMQIRNGDQHSKDYSRLKDAMRPGHADYTGHVKYDGYNDYRGGGHFSGRITAPLTFAGAIAKQILAKEGIVIGAHALSVAGIMDFPFDPLGEEPDLFEKLSSMRLPVIDGEQGAAMEEAILAAQKEGDSVGGQIECMALGLPVGMGEPFFDSLESEMAHMAFSIPAVKSISFGDGETLAGMRGSEANDPMRYENGKVKTITNHNGGVLGGISNGNPLRFTVTIKPTASIGKRQETVDISKKEDTMLSIGGRHDPCIVTRAIPVVENAAAFVLLDLLLTGRRYHYGR
- the aroA gene encoding 3-phosphoshikimate 1-carboxyvinyltransferase; this translates as MIIKITPQTLDGTIHVPASKSMTHRELIASALAKGSSTLRNVTMSKDIEATIRILRQFGAVIDVEKGEKETLIHVTGGLKKQEGTIIADAGESGSTLRFLIPIGIYSGNRVQWTGHGRLSERPLTPYYDLFDEKGIAYQAESGGLPLTVEGKWEGGLFELPGNVSSQFFTGILFILPLLAGGSALESTTEVESEGYINMTIDTMRKRNIALTLRRAGHYEVFGPQEYEAADTAVEGDYSQAAFWLAAGLSGGTVKLTGLTRNSRQGDRAILDILIRMNAFLAFEHDDIIAVESQTEGTVIDARDCPDLVPVLAALASVSKGKTEIVNAARVRLKESDRLHAMAVELNKIGAKVEETKDGLIIEGVPALTGGTVSSWNDHRIAMALAAISPRCKDSLIIEGAEVVAKSYPGFWDDFASISRIPPEVIKE
- a CDS encoding prephenate dehydrogenase, with product MSTSDFSKITVGVIGLGLMGGSFAKRFKEIGNRVIGINRTKSAEEEALRMGIIDSADPKDLKECRIVVSCTPEKATKAFLEENLSLLARDAILTDIAGVKDGFADIAESLILPTQDFISGHPMCGREGAGLSQASADIFKGANYIVIPRKSNRKENVALIEEMIRALGCAHAPAVTAHEHDEIIAYTSDLPHAAAAALMNSASYRKDTNRFTGGSFRDETRVADINEELWTSLFLSNRENVLTEIERFEAALETLRRAIEEKNEDSIRTFLSEAGRRRREWDSHGSSEYGSRERIVQD
- the aroB gene encoding 3-dehydroquinate synthase: MAVVNMDLGKESYKIEIERGLLPHIGEKIRKLTKAQKIAVITDNHVQAIYGDKIRESLQQGDFHVRIIEMPAGEENKNIHVLEGVYNELCDFNLSRDDAIVTFSGGVPGDLGGFAAASYMRGVPFFQVPTTILAQIDSSVGGKVAIDLPGGKNLAGAFYQPKGVFIDPDLLDTLPTRYVHDGLAEALKYGCIGDPELFELLENIGSEEDLRNHMEEIILRSVLQKKKFVEEDRYDNGSRQMLNFGHTIGHAIERYFNYSTYTHGEGVAIGMCLLTEQTERLGITEKGTAERVIRAVHHLSLPTSIAVPALELIPQIMHDKKRRGGEITLVVLDKIGKAHLLKVKTSELDKYIVTE
- the aroF gene encoding 3-deoxy-7-phosphoheptulonate synthase, with amino-acid sequence MIIVMKENTPALEIERMVKSLEDRGFQIDKSTGSRKVVLGLVGDTSALDERDFMGHEWVDRVMRVQEPYKRASRAFHPEDTIVDVSGVKVGGKKLVVMAGPCSIETPDQIHGIAKEVKKSGAAILRGGAFKPRTSPYSFQGLGEKGLDLLLSAARDNDLPVVTELMSADKIGTFLEKKIDLIQIGARNMQNFDLLKAVGRLNVPVLLKRGMSATIEEWLMSAEYIMSEGNHNVILCERGIRTFEKATRNTLDLSAIAAVKRMSHLPIIVDPSHATGKRWMVESMAMAAIAAGADGIMCEVHNDPENAWCDGAESITPETFDHMMKKLREIAPIVGREL
- a CDS encoding ISL3 family transposase translates to MLFYYHNEITFNCQYYRTENITNHPNPHCHTRVTSLRTARDFSCPHCHSRMYSYGAFSVLIKDFPDLPKQKKYIEFSGHRFRCTSCGEAITEDIPCQCPFTRVTWDMALWIIHLLKCHTSISAISAMLSVHWSAIQRIQKHIMDKALAAFETCLKKSNYRPRYLAVDEFAIHKGHRYATCVMDLETGFILWAGLGRSMADFEHFFKSIDLSLLSKLKAVAMDMNAFFNRLFQKYCPKAPIVYDRYHMQAQFGRDVMGAVRLEEAQKHRQEAEALKKYTKETNNPELQKMAREKSHEERKLYTELKKSRWILLKKDDHLNERQKTHLLDILSEHRDLAICYAMKQEMTRLFTLTDYEEALAGWTKWIQAGLESGIPALVKFARQKQKRIKGLAAHALYPINTGKLEGFNNKIKVLKRIGYGYRNMDYFFTLIRFHSLPKNYSSPKFP
- a CDS encoding shikimate kinase encodes the protein MRNIILIGMPGSGKTTFGKAIAERLGRPFIDADDYLEEKEGRTIASLFAISEDAFRDAEERTIRDLSEKENLVIATGGGVIKRRASIENLKKNGHIFFLDRDAKDIASDVEVEKRPLLKDGPQKVYDLYQERITLYRNAADTIIGNHGTKEEVLEKILAIIEGL
- the pheA gene encoding prephenate dehydratase is translated as MADEMKKLRVGCYGAKGSYTYEAMERQFGEREREEHYYPLFEDVLKAVSEGAIDYGVVPIENSSTGGITEVYDLIMKYDCAVVGEQLIKIEHNLLGVPGATIEDIDTVYSHPQGFAQCRPFFNEHRDWTLKPYFSTSRSAEKVAEDGKKNQAAVAGRAAAKLYGLSILKENIFFNDSNCTRFFVIGPHMEITEKSDKITLVIAVRHEPGALYHVLGYFFYGGMNMTHLESRPMAGRPFEYFFHIDVTGRLMDPSNQHTLKGLESMCTYFKILGNYPSCISEEERKEQR
- a CDS encoding shikimate dehydrogenase family protein, whose translation is MKLGLIGEKLGHSLSPEIHQKIFEKLGICGTYNLLPIARMNLKDTVETLLESMDGFNVTIPYKTDIMPFLDEISPEARTIGAVNTVAVHDGKRYGYNTDYDGFARTLDKIAADVKGEKVFVMGHGGASRAVVQCLHDRGAGAILIVSRCPEAVDESFQEFAEKRDCLIIDYSILNQEDGYLLVNATPVGMYPKAGFSPVPAEVAERFDKVIDLIYNPSETKLLSDAMNADKSNGLYMLVMQAVRAEEIWLGHDIPEFVAMEIVEEMKQLQEERVEAERAKEKKAGL